Within the Leptogranulimonas caecicola genome, the region GGTGCGCTACCTGGAGGACGAGGGCTTGCTCACGCCCTCTCGCACCCCTGGTGGCTATAGGCTCTACAGCTCAAAAGACATTAAGCGTCTAGAGACCATCCTCTACCTGCAAAAGCACAGGTTTCTACCCCTTTCCGTAATTCGCGAAGAGCTGGATGGCCATGGCGAGGAGTCCGTGGTGGCCCTAGCCAATGACTACCCTGAAGCCATAGTTGACGATGAGGAAGTGCGCAATTCCCTGCACCCTCTCGAGAATATGCCGGAGCTTCTGGGAGTTTCCATCGCGTTCGTGCGCGACTTGGCAAACATTGGCATCGTGGATCTCAAACGCAGCCCCCGTGGCCGCGAGTTGGTGAACGGGAGCGATTTCCCTCTCATTCGCACCGCGGACTCCCTTAAACGTTTTGGTATAGAGCCTCGCAACCT harbors:
- the ftsR gene encoding transcriptional regulator FtsR, whose amino-acid sequence is MADAGYLTIGKVVKRLQAEYPDLSVSKVRYLEDEGLLTPSRTPGGYRLYSSKDIKRLETILYLQKHRFLPLSVIREELDGHGEESVVALANDYPEAIVDDEEVRNSLHPLENMPELLGVSIAFVRDLANIGIVDLKRSPRGRELVNGSDFPLIRTADSLKRFGIEPRNLRQYVNAANRETTMFEQALSVMGPRQGEFTAEQRASYKQAFEQLLSLTNAIRDDLIRRNFRQVLAAISDTQEP